One part of the Sesamum indicum cultivar Zhongzhi No. 13 linkage group LG14, S_indicum_v1.0, whole genome shotgun sequence genome encodes these proteins:
- the LOC105176731 gene encoding 21.7 kDa class VI heat shock protein, translating into MTSGGKQLEIQFEDPNPQKWSHPLKEDVFANFVSKENSAAVYYKTGSFFSPLLFGKFFDPSDAFPLWEFESDALLPNSYGSGHRSVDWYQTQTDYVLLAEVPGLGQNSLQVCIENGKILEISGQWRQQREPRAKDWRSGKWWEHGFVRRLELPEQTDWRKAEAHMKNDVVLEIRIPKTDPDSDQGN; encoded by the exons ATGACCAGCGGCGGCAAACAACTCGAGATCCAATTCGAAGATCCGAACCCGCAGAAATGGTCTCACCCCCTGAAGGAAGACGTGTTTGCCAACTTCGTGAGCAAAGAGAACTCGGCGGCGGTGTATTATAAGACGGGATCGTTCTTCAGCCCTTTGTTGTTCGGGAAATTCTTCGATCCGTCGGATGCATTTCCGTTGTGGGAGTTTGAGTCCGATGCTTTGCTGCCGAATTCGTATGGCTCCGGTCACCGCAGCGTTGATTGGTACCAGACCCAGACTGATTATGTTCTGCTAGCAGAGGTACCTG GATTAGGGCAGAACAGCCTTCAAGTTTGTATCGAAAACGGGAAGATTCTAGAGATCAGCGGCCAATGGCGACAACAGAGAGAGCCTAGGGCAAAGGATTGGAGGAGCGGCAAGTGGTGGGAGCACGGCTTCGTTCGGAGGCTCGAACTGCCCGAGCAAACGGACTGGAGGAAAGCAGAGGCTCATATGAAGAACGACGTAGTTTTAGAGATCAGAATCCCCAAAACGGATCCGGATTCCGATCAAGGAAACTAG
- the LOC105176732 gene encoding LOW QUALITY PROTEIN: formin-like protein 5 (The sequence of the model RefSeq protein was modified relative to this genomic sequence to represent the inferred CDS: inserted 2 bases in 1 codon), which yields MMMIQEKKIIKGSCRFVAFVGLLLVTVVVGVESEWEEREPLLAYLIDSGEINQEMAALLRTNCRHELLHAKKTLQDLLELRSVKESSSDGKEFLNGMFQRTRLHDTVNVLFPQVKQILLDCLREKDLVPPTNMEERGVGTWCSRYWGSLFPLHYSSRRRQLARKSSEEHSEAPIVLVVVVTSTVTFIVAFLVFCCFRKCSGSGRSRNDESPLLSLRSSDSSIASSQKSLGLGTSMHGGKPGNGTGGNAFKPTVSLSNSEIDIPLETTSGPETDVVEPVCKLPGLPQLKPPPGRQATQKAAPARQNTVAQITPKPPPPPPPPPPPLSPQPHVPLPPPPGRAPPPTPIGLPPPPGRAPPPAPAPLAPPPGRAPPPPGRPSGGGPSPPPPGAPPPPPPPGGRAGPRPPPPPGGGPPRPPGAGPPRPPGAGPPPPGGGPPPPRPPGGFRPPRSNSAEEYSSNKAKLKPFFWDKVMANPDNSMVWHEIKSGSFQFNEEMIESLFGYTAGGKNMXPQYVQIIDGKKSQNLSILLKALNVTTQEVCEALEEGNELPPELIRTLLKMAPTAEEELKLRLYSGEFSQLGPAERFLKVLVEIPFAFKRLESLLFMCTLQEEAANLKDSFVVLEAACAELRKSRLFLKLLEAVLKTGNRMNDGTFRGGAQAFKLDTLLKLSDVKGIDGKTTLLHFVVQEIIRSEGIRAARSLKEMRSMSSFKSEDLMEDVAQDSDENLRSLGLQVVSGLGNDLENVRKAALVDADTVSGTVAKLGYSLSKAEEFLHSDMNDIAEDNGFRQTLSCFLQTASSDVKWLLSEEKRITGLMKSTADYFHGNAGKDEGLRLFTIVRDFLIILDKVCKEVKNAPPKPSRGPSSKEMSASTPKDPGKPTPASAPAPKDSKDPRKPAPAGGSVRPAKDKKDPQKPNPADHRQLLFPAIKDRRFDSSSSDED from the exons atgatgatgattcaagaaaagaaaattataaaaggaaGTTGCCGTTTTGTGGCTTTTGTTGGGCTGCTTTTGGTTACGGTGGTAGTCGGTGTGGAGAGCGAGTGGGAGGAACGAGAACCCTTACTTGCTTATCTGATTGACTCAGGGGAGATAAATCAGGAGATG GCCGCATTATTGAGGACTAACTGCAGACATGAGTTATTACATGCCAAGAAAACTCTACAAGATCTTCTTGAATTACGTTCCGTGAAGGAGAGTTCAAGTGATGGGAAGGAATTTTTGAATGGTATGTTTCAAAGAACAAGACTGCATGACACTGTCAATGTGTTGTTCCCTCAAGTTAAGCAAATCCTTCTGGATTGTTTGCGGGAAAAGGATCTTGTACCTCCTACTAATATGGAAGAGAGGGGTGTGGGTACTTGGTGCAGTAGATATTGGGGGTCTTTATTTCCATTGCACTATTCTTCTAGACGGCGTCAATTAGCCCGTAAATCTAGTGAAGAACATTCTGAAGCCCCAATTGTTCTTGTTGTGGTTGTAACTTCTACTGTGACCTTTATTGTTGCTTTTCTCGTCTTCTGTTGCTTTCGTAAATGCAGTGGCTCTGGGCGAAGCAGAAATGATGAGAGTCCTCTTCTAAGTTTGCGTTCAAGCGACTCTTCTATTG CCTCTTCACAGAAGTCTCTCGGTTTGGGAACTTCAATGCATGGAGGAAAGCCTGGTAATGGAACTGGTGGAAACGCATTCAAGCCAACAGTTTCTCTGAGCAATTCAGAAATAGACATTCCACTTGAAACTACTTCTGGCCCTGAAACCGACGTAGTAGAACCTGTATGTAAACTACCTGGATTACCTCAATTAAAACCGCCTCCTGGAAGACAAGCTACTCAAAAGGCTGCTCCTGCTAGGCAAAATACCGTGGCACAAATTACTCCTAAACCTcctcctccccctccccctcctcCTCCGCCTCTCTCTCCCCAACCTCATGTACCACTGCCGCCCCCACCTGGAAGAGCCCCTCCCCCAACTCCTATAGGACTACCACCCCCACCTGGAAGAGCCCCTCCCCCAGCTCCTGCACCACTAGCACCCCCACCTGGAAGAGCCCCTCCCCCACCTGGAAGACCTTCTGGTGGTGGTCCGTCTCCTCCGCCACCTGGAgcaccacctccacctccacctcctGGTGGCAGGGCTGGTCCTCGTCCCCCACCACCTCCAGGTGGTGGCCCGCCTCGACCTCCAGGTGCTGGTCCACCTCGACCTCCAGGTGCTGGTCCTCCACCTCCAGGTGGTGGTCCCCCTCCACCTCGGCCGCCAGGAGGCTTTAGACCCCCTCGTTCTAATTCAGCTGAAGAGTATAGTAGTAATAAAGCTAAGCTAAAGCCTTTCTTTTGGGACAAGGTAATGGCAAACCCTGATAATTCGATGGTTTGGCATGAGATCAAATCCGGTTCATTCCA ATTCAACGAGGAGATGATTGAAAGTCTATTTGGTTATACTGCTGGTGGAAAAAACAT ACCTCAATATGTTCAGATAATTGATGGAAAAAAGTCACAGAATCTATCAATTCTGCTCAAAGCATTAAACGTGACTACACAAGAAGTTTGTGAAGCACTTGAAGAAG GTAATGAGCTTCCTCCAGAACTTATCAGGACTTTGTTAAAAATGGCACCTACGGCCGAAGAGGAACTGAAGCTGAGACTCTATAGTGGCGAGTTTTCTCAACTAGGTCCGGCAGAGCGGTTTCTCAAAGTCTTGGTTGAAATCCCATTTGCCTTTAAGAGGCTAGAATCATTGCTTTTCATGTGCACGCTTCAGGAGGAGGCAGCAAACTTGAAAGACTCCTTTGTGGTCTTGGAG GCTGCTTGTGCAGAATTACGAAAGAGCAGGTTGTTTCTCAAGCTTCTTGAGGCAGTTCTTAAAACCGGAAATCGCATGAATGATGGGACATTCCGTGGTGGTGCACAAGCATTTAAGCTTGATACACTTCTAAAGTTATCAGACGTCAAAGGAATAGACGGAAAAACCACGTTGTTGCACTTTGTTGTTCAGGAAATTATCCGTTCAGAAGGCATAAGAGCTGCACGATCATTGAAAGAAATGAGGAGCATGTCCAGCTTCAAGTCTGAAGATCTAATGGAGGATGTTGCGCAAGATTCAGATGAAAACTTGAGGAGCCTTGGTCTTCAGGTGGTCTCAGGTCTGGGTAATGATCTTGAAAATGTCAGAAAAGCTGCACTAGTAGATGCTGATACCGTATCGGGAACTGTTGCCAAGCTCGGTTATTCCCTCTCTAAAGCAGAAGAATTCCTGCACTCAGATATGAACGATATAGCTGAAGACAATGGGTTTCGCCAAACATTAAGCTGTTTTCTGCAGACTGCTTCGTCTGATGTTAAGTGGTTGCTCAGTGAAGAGAAACGGATAACAGGTCTCATGAAGAGCACAGCAGATTACTTCCACGGAAATGCTGGGAAAGACGAGGGTTTGCGATTATTTACCATTGTCCGGGATTtccttataattttagataaagtATGTAAAGAAGTGAAGAATGCCCCACCAAAGCCTTCTCGGGGACCGTCAAGCAAAGAGATGTCAGCATCTACACCTAAAGATCCAGGGAAGCCTACTCCAGCATCGGCGCCTGCACCTAAAGATTCCAAGGATCCACGGAAGCCTGCTCCAGCGGGGGGGTCAGTACGTCCAGCAAAGGATAAAAAAGATCCACAGAAGCCTAATCCAGCAGATCATCGACAACTGCTGTTTCCGGCCATCAAGGATAGGAGATTTGATAGTTCAAGTTCGGATGAAGACTGA